A window from Pseudomonas frederiksbergensis encodes these proteins:
- a CDS encoding DUF1656 domain-containing protein, whose product MPREIAFHGVYMPTMTLMFFIAAALAWAFDRFLSGFDLYRFFWHPALLRLSLFTCLFGALALTVYR is encoded by the coding sequence ATGCCTCGTGAAATTGCCTTCCACGGCGTGTACATGCCGACCATGACCCTGATGTTTTTCATCGCGGCAGCGCTGGCCTGGGCATTCGACCGGTTCCTGTCCGGGTTTGATCTGTACCGCTTCTTCTGGCACCCGGCGCTGCTGCGCCTGAGCCTGTTTACCTGTCTGTTCGGCGCCCTGGCGCTGACTGTTTACCGTTGA
- a CDS encoding HlyD family secretion protein, with protein sequence MKKLFSLLATLLVLALAMWIGRTLWVHYMDTPWTRDGRVRADIINVAADVTGEVVDVPVRDNQQVKKGDLLMRIDPEHYRIAVKQAQALVASRKSTWEMRKVNAHRRADMDNLVISRENRDDASNIAESALADYQHAQAQLEAAELNLKRTEVRAAVDGYVTNLNVHRGDYARIGEAKMAVVDMNSFWVYGFFEETKLPHVRVGDKADMQLMSGEVLKGHVESISRGIYDRDNPESRELIADVNPTFNWVRLAQRVPVRIHIDEVPEGVLLAAGITCTVVVN encoded by the coding sequence ATGAAAAAGCTTTTCAGCCTGCTCGCCACTTTATTGGTGCTGGCCCTTGCGATGTGGATCGGCCGGACCCTGTGGGTGCATTACATGGACACGCCATGGACCCGCGACGGCCGGGTGCGCGCCGACATCATCAACGTCGCCGCCGACGTCACCGGGGAAGTGGTGGACGTGCCGGTACGCGACAACCAACAGGTGAAGAAGGGCGATTTGCTGATGCGGATCGACCCCGAGCACTACCGCATCGCGGTCAAGCAGGCGCAGGCGCTGGTGGCCTCGCGCAAGTCGACCTGGGAAATGCGCAAGGTCAACGCTCACCGCCGCGCCGACATGGACAACCTGGTGATCTCCAGGGAAAACCGCGACGACGCCAGCAACATCGCCGAATCGGCCCTGGCCGATTACCAGCATGCTCAGGCACAGCTCGAAGCCGCCGAACTCAACCTCAAACGCACCGAGGTCCGCGCAGCGGTGGACGGTTATGTGACCAACCTCAATGTGCATCGCGGCGACTACGCGCGCATCGGCGAAGCGAAAATGGCCGTGGTCGACATGAACTCGTTCTGGGTCTACGGCTTCTTCGAAGAAACCAAATTGCCCCACGTGCGGGTCGGCGATAAAGCCGACATGCAACTGATGAGCGGGGAAGTGTTGAAGGGGCATGTGGAAAGCATTTCTCGCGGTATCTACGACCGTGATAACCCGGAAAGTCGCGAGCTGATTGCCGATGTGAACCCGACCTTTAACTGGGTGCGTCTGGCGCAACGGGTGCCGGTGCGGATTCACATAGATGAAGTGCCGGAGGGGGTGCTGTTGGCGGCGGGGATTACTTGCACCGTTGTAGTTAACTGA
- a CDS encoding DUF4440 domain-containing protein, which translates to MTDYTEYFDEVIQAHVAIEQWLAEEQDEPALEQLLMRFSPQFSMVSPLGRVLDFDALSELFLMAGGKKLGFRIELSELRGIALYDGGATVSYREQQADATGLHSDRRSTVVFEKQADGKVVWRHLHETFCKG; encoded by the coding sequence ATGACCGACTACACCGAATACTTCGACGAAGTGATCCAAGCCCACGTCGCCATCGAGCAATGGCTGGCCGAGGAACAGGACGAGCCGGCGCTTGAACAATTGCTGATGCGTTTTTCGCCGCAGTTTTCCATGGTCTCGCCGTTGGGCCGGGTGCTGGATTTCGACGCGTTGAGCGAATTGTTCTTGATGGCGGGCGGCAAGAAGCTCGGGTTCAGAATTGAGCTCAGCGAGTTGCGTGGCATCGCGCTGTACGACGGTGGTGCAACGGTGAGTTATCGCGAGCAACAGGCGGATGCAACCGGTCTGCATTCTGACCGGCGGTCGACGGTGGTGTTTGAGAAACAGGCGGATGGCAAGGTGGTTTGGCGGCATTTGCATGAGACGTTTTGCAAGGGCTGA
- a CDS encoding SDR family oxidoreductase codes for MPVALITGCSSGIGRALADVFKNAGYDVWASARKAEDVAALAAAGFTAVQLDVNDGAALEHLSERINQQHGGLDVLINNAGYGAMGPLLDGGVPAMQRQFETNVFAIVGVTRALFPVLRRAKGLVVNIGSVSGVLVTPFAGAYCASKAAVHALTDALRMELAPFGVRVMEVQPGAIASSFATNAGHEAEQLITEQSPWFPLRDGIRARAKASQDNPTPASEFAAGLLKAVQHSKPPRLIRLGNGSRALPLLAGLLPKGLLEAGLMKRFGLRGQL; via the coding sequence ATGCCCGTTGCGTTGATTACCGGTTGTTCCAGCGGCATTGGCCGCGCCCTCGCCGATGTTTTCAAAAATGCCGGATACGACGTCTGGGCCAGTGCCCGCAAGGCTGAAGACGTGGCGGCGCTGGCCGCTGCCGGTTTTACCGCCGTGCAACTGGACGTCAACGACGGCGCTGCACTCGAACACTTGAGCGAGCGCATCAACCAGCAACATGGCGGCCTCGACGTGCTGATCAACAATGCCGGTTACGGCGCCATGGGGCCGTTGCTCGACGGCGGTGTTCCGGCCATGCAGCGGCAATTCGAAACCAATGTGTTCGCCATCGTCGGCGTCACCCGCGCCCTGTTCCCGGTGCTGCGTCGCGCCAAGGGCCTGGTGGTGAACATCGGCAGCGTGTCCGGGGTTTTGGTCACGCCATTTGCCGGTGCCTACTGCGCCTCGAAAGCGGCAGTGCACGCCTTGACCGATGCCTTGCGCATGGAACTGGCGCCGTTTGGCGTGCGGGTCATGGAAGTTCAGCCGGGCGCCATCGCCTCGAGTTTTGCCACGAATGCCGGCCATGAGGCGGAGCAACTGATTACCGAACAATCACCGTGGTTTCCGCTGCGTGACGGCATTCGCGCACGGGCCAAGGCCTCCCAGGACAACCCGACCCCGGCCAGTGAATTTGCCGCCGGTTTGCTCAAGGCCGTGCAGCACAGCAAACCGCCGCGCCTGATTCGTCTGGGCAATGGCAGTCGGGCGTTACCGTTGCTGGCGGGGTTGTTGCCTAAAGGGCTGCTGGAGGCGGGGTTGATGAAGCGGTTCGGGTTGCGCGGGCAACTCTGA
- a CDS encoding multidrug transporter, which yields MFIGVLLVITWLILLLRYPTKALPVSVAAAIGLGVVAMWVIWMDNREVKQLARLELRIAYAPERCPADRPLHLTMNNGNDVPLTELRWRVAAYAPGDTVNLADNQYAAPRYRGPGELQAGANWEDCLPMPPLRPGYRPQTLEFRAERLQGSFSD from the coding sequence ATGTTCATCGGCGTCCTGTTGGTTATCACCTGGCTGATTTTGTTGCTGCGCTACCCGACCAAGGCGTTGCCGGTCTCCGTGGCGGCGGCCATCGGATTGGGTGTGGTGGCCATGTGGGTGATCTGGATGGACAACCGCGAGGTCAAGCAACTGGCGCGCCTGGAGTTGCGCATCGCCTACGCACCCGAACGCTGCCCGGCGGACCGGCCGTTGCATCTGACAATGAACAACGGCAACGACGTGCCGCTGACCGAGTTACGCTGGCGCGTCGCCGCGTATGCGCCGGGCGATACGGTCAACCTGGCCGACAATCAATACGCCGCCCCGCGCTATCGCGGCCCCGGTGAACTGCAGGCTGGCGCCAATTGGGAAGACTGTTTACCGATGCCGCCGCTGCGCCCTGGCTATCGCCCGCAAACACTGGAGTTTCGCGCCGAGCGTTTGCAGGGTAGTTTCTCCGATTAA
- a CDS encoding RHS repeat-associated core domain-containing protein, producing MGMHHQTPGLSVVDPRGLPIRSVDYWREVEGDPTQARINRTFHDAAGRAVEQWDPRLWALSEEDPLRRANLTTVFSLAGNALFTDSVDAGWQLNLPGLGNEVLQGWDSRGAGREVEYDDLLRPLVVFEQGTTEPRRAVERMTYGGPDHGARNQCGQLIRHDDPAGTVLFEAFSITGKCVKQVRHFTLAPVAPDWPQLEADRQRLLEPGEGAASTWSFGPLKDVLEQVDAKGNRQVFSLTLDGRLRETRLQLQGLTTWQTLVKEIQYNAEGQVTHETAGNHVQTTLLYSAEDGLLRERRAQDASARWLQHLIYDYDRTGNVLSIEDKALPVRYFANQRIEPISRFSYDSLYQLIEASGWEAGGPNQGPESVGQADPAAVSNYRQTYSYDESGNLLKLTHVGAKNPGRELKAARYSNRCLPWRNGVPPTEEEIAAAFDAKGNCLELDQGRFLRWDLRNQLQSISPVERDSGLNDQESYVYDGGGQRVRKIRSLNTNARTVVAEVRYLPGLELRTDSGTREALQVITAQAGLNSVRVLHWETDPPSGVTNDQYRYSLVDHLNSCTLELADDARVISRETYHPFGTTAWSAGPNDTDGDYKTVRYSGKERDATGLYYYGFRYYLPWLQRWLNPDPAGAIDGLNLYRMVRNNPVGLVDVDGLAPDPKDGQGNAVSRLRGMFSGLSTSPQPAPVRPLVPARPASLAPAAIAPWPNAEQTVQPSKASVVAPRRPPPISLPTADKSNEALPSYAGGSMTVGSHQLMLATSGSVIATRADNRSPKTIRKAGGFFPRDNRGPKIKDEFRRAVVSNGINTLAQEHVRSPFPGYVSTGMDEVSGGFGDTRAYQYRMEIPGLKERDINDQTLGLGAPFEFTPKGRLDTRLLMSDDTLDGAEFVAIIPPVTVEMTFITPIPNAYIVAVREAKSTQWKPFL from the coding sequence ATGGGAATGCACCACCAAACACCCGGATTGTCCGTTGTCGACCCGCGTGGTCTGCCGATCCGTTCGGTTGATTATTGGCGCGAGGTCGAAGGTGATCCCACGCAGGCACGCATCAATCGCACCTTTCACGATGCCGCAGGCCGTGCGGTTGAACAGTGGGACCCTCGGCTTTGGGCGCTGTCAGAAGAAGATCCATTGAGGCGCGCTAACCTCACCACGGTGTTTTCGCTGGCGGGTAACGCGCTGTTCACTGACAGCGTCGATGCCGGTTGGCAGCTCAACCTGCCAGGTCTGGGCAATGAAGTGTTGCAGGGGTGGGACAGCCGAGGTGCCGGACGTGAGGTCGAATACGATGACTTGCTTCGTCCGTTAGTGGTATTCGAGCAAGGCACGACCGAGCCGCGAAGGGCGGTTGAGCGCATGACTTATGGCGGTCCCGATCATGGCGCCCGGAATCAATGCGGGCAGTTGATCCGTCATGACGACCCCGCAGGGACGGTGCTGTTCGAGGCGTTTTCAATCACCGGCAAATGCGTGAAGCAAGTCCGTCATTTCACCCTGGCCCCTGTTGCACCTGACTGGCCACAGTTGGAAGCCGATCGTCAGCGGCTGCTTGAGCCGGGGGAGGGGGCCGCTTCGACGTGGAGCTTCGGTCCGCTGAAGGATGTGCTGGAACAGGTCGATGCCAAGGGCAACCGCCAGGTCTTCAGCCTGACCCTTGACGGTCGCTTGCGTGAGACGCGTCTGCAACTTCAAGGGCTGACTACCTGGCAAACGCTGGTCAAAGAAATTCAGTACAACGCCGAGGGGCAGGTGACGCACGAAACTGCCGGCAACCATGTACAAACAACCCTTCTTTATAGCGCGGAAGATGGCCTGTTGAGGGAGCGTCGGGCACAGGACGCGAGTGCCCGGTGGTTGCAGCACTTGATCTATGACTATGACCGGACAGGCAATGTCCTGAGCATCGAGGACAAGGCACTGCCGGTGCGTTACTTCGCCAACCAGCGCATCGAGCCCATCAGTCGCTTTAGCTACGACAGCCTTTACCAATTGATCGAGGCTTCTGGCTGGGAGGCGGGCGGCCCCAACCAGGGACCGGAATCCGTGGGGCAGGCCGATCCAGCGGCGGTCAGCAACTACCGCCAGACCTACAGTTACGACGAAAGCGGCAACCTGCTGAAGCTGACGCACGTCGGGGCGAAAAATCCGGGGCGTGAATTGAAGGCGGCGCGGTACAGCAACCGCTGTTTGCCCTGGCGCAACGGCGTACCGCCCACCGAAGAGGAAATCGCTGCTGCGTTCGATGCCAAGGGCAATTGTCTGGAGCTGGATCAGGGACGGTTCCTGAGGTGGGACCTGCGTAACCAGTTGCAGTCGATCAGCCCAGTGGAGCGCGACTCGGGGCTCAATGATCAAGAGTCCTATGTCTACGATGGTGGTGGCCAGCGCGTGCGCAAAATCCGCTCACTGAACACCAACGCCCGAACCGTGGTGGCTGAAGTGCGTTACTTGCCGGGACTTGAACTGCGTACCGACAGTGGCACCAGGGAGGCACTGCAGGTCATCACCGCGCAGGCCGGGCTCAACAGTGTTCGGGTATTGCATTGGGAAACCGATCCGCCGTCCGGCGTGACCAACGATCAGTACCGTTACAGCCTGGTGGATCATCTGAATTCCTGCACGCTGGAGCTCGCCGATGATGCACGAGTCATCAGTCGGGAAACGTATCATCCGTTTGGTACAACCGCCTGGTCTGCCGGCCCGAACGACACCGATGGGGATTACAAAACCGTTCGCTATTCGGGCAAGGAACGGGATGCGACGGGGCTTTATTACTATGGATTTCGGTACTACCTACCGTGGTTGCAGCGTTGGTTGAATCCCGATCCTGCCGGGGCAATCGATGGTCTCAATCTTTATCGAATGGTCCGAAACAACCCGGTAGGGTTGGTTGATGTAGATGGGCTCGCACCTGATCCAAAGGACGGTCAGGGCAATGCAGTTTCAAGACTCAGAGGAATGTTTAGCGGACTCAGTACGTCTCCTCAACCGGCACCAGTACGTCCGTTGGTCCCGGCAAGACCGGCTTCACTTGCGCCAGCCGCTATTGCACCTTGGCCGAACGCGGAGCAAACGGTTCAGCCCTCGAAAGCCTCGGTGGTCGCGCCTCGAAGACCGCCTCCTATATCGTTGCCAACGGCGGATAAGTCAAATGAAGCGCTTCCTTCCTATGCTGGCGGTTCAATGACTGTGGGCTCACACCAATTGATGCTTGCTACATCGGGTTCCGTCATAGCCACGAGGGCGGACAATCGTTCCCCCAAAACAATACGTAAAGCGGGTGGTTTTTTTCCTAGAGATAATAGAGGGCCCAAAATCAAGGATGAGTTCAGGCGGGCAGTAGTGTCCAATGGGATTAACACCCTGGCCCAGGAACACGTTAGAAGCCCGTTTCCTGGGTACGTATCTACCGGCATGGATGAAGTTTCAGGGGGGTTCGGTGACACAAGAGCCTACCAGTACCGGATGGAAATTCCGGGATTGAAAGAGCGAGACATCAATGATCAGACGCTGGGGCTCGGGGCGCCCTTCGAATTCACTCCCAAAGGACGATTAGACACCAGACTTTTGATGAGTGATGACACGCTTGATGGGGCCGAATTCGTGGCGATTATTCCACCTGTGACAGTGGAAATGACCTTCATTACCCCGATTCCGAATGCCTACATCGTTGCCGTCAGGGAGGCGAAGAGTACTCAATGGAAACCTTTTTTATGA
- a CDS encoding RHS repeat domain-containing protein, which yields MQASTMGMDHQTPGLSVVDPRGLPIRSVDYWREVEGDPTQARINRTFHDAAGRAVEQWDPRLWALPKEEPLRRANLTTVFSLAGNALFTDSVDAGWQLNLPGLGNEVLQGWDSRGAGREVEYDDLLRPLVVFEQGTTEPRKAVERMTYSGPDDDVWNQCGQLIRHDDPAGTVLFEAFSITGKCVKQVRHFTLAPVAPDWPQLEADRQRLLEPGDGAVSTWSFGPLKDVLEQVDAKGNRQVFSLTLDGRLRETRLQLQGLTTWQTLVKEIQYNAEGQVTHETAGNHVQTTLLYSAEDGLLRERRAQDASARWLQHLIYDYDRTGNVLSIEDKALPVRYFANQRIEPISRFSYDSLYQLIEASGWEAGGPNQGPESVGQADPAAVSNYRQTYSYDESGNLLKLTHVGAKNPGRELKAARYSNRCLPWRNGVPPTEEEIAAAFDAKGNCLELDQGRFLRWDLRNQLQSISPVERESGLNDQESYVYDGGGQRVRKIRSLNTNARTVVAEVRYLPGLELRTDSGTREALQVITAQAGLNSVRVLHWETDPPSGVTNDQYRYSLVDHLNSCTLELADDARIISRETYHPFGTTAWSAGPNDTDGDYKTVRYSGKERDAAGLYYYGFRYYVPWLQRWLNPDPAGDVDGLNFYLMVINNPMTFRDANGLAKTGNYEMEVGLKQRLLLNVAKLKSKISIFDKASGKYKESNDFKVVEVEMESKYLVGGDEVKKNLRDYKDIYSRRLKASPQRKVGGEESNNSLGESVSGYMLRSANDTFVVASNTLNAPNMHPDTVVERRFFAVLKRADKSKLPEQRKIYGLTELSTFTEKGKTEVTVVQTIVHPDTQGAEERPGEKMSNDASMGELPLMRGVGTYLTVQSLVSVSKSMNVTRVITEAINPRSAKIASKFGAKWVKKS from the coding sequence ATGCAGGCCTCGACGATGGGAATGGACCACCAAACACCCGGATTGTCCGTTGTCGACCCGCGTGGTCTGCCGATCCGTTCGGTTGATTATTGGCGCGAGGTCGAAGGTGATCCCACGCAGGCACGCATCAATCGCACCTTTCACGATGCCGCAGGCCGTGCGGTTGAACAGTGGGATCCACGGCTTTGGGCGCTGCCAAAAGAAGAGCCGTTGAGGCGCGCCAACCTCACGACGGTGTTTTCGCTGGCGGGTAACGCGCTGTTCACTGACAGTGTCGATGCCGGTTGGCAGCTCAACCTGCCAGGTCTGGGCAATGAAGTGTTGCAGGGGTGGGACAGCCGAGGTGCCGGACGTGAGGTCGAATACGATGACTTGCTTCGTCCATTAGTGGTGTTCGAGCAAGGCACGACCGAGCCGCGAAAGGCGGTTGAACGCATGACTTATAGTGGTCCCGATGATGACGTCTGGAATCAATGCGGACAGTTGATCCGTCATGACGACCCCGCCGGGACGGTGCTGTTCGAGGCGTTTTCAATCACCGGCAAATGCGTGAAGCAAGTCCGTCATTTCACCCTGGCCCCTGTTGCACCTGACTGGCCACAGTTGGAAGCCGATCGCCAGCGGCTGCTTGAGCCGGGGGACGGTGCCGTTTCGACGTGGAGCTTCGGTCCGCTGAAGGATGTGCTGGAACAGGTCGATGCCAAGGGCAACCGCCAGGTCTTCAGCCTGACCCTTGACGGTCGCTTGCGTGAGACGCGTCTGCAACTTCAAGGGCTGACTACCTGGCAAACGCTGGTCAAAGAAATTCAGTACAACGCCGAGGGGCAGGTGACGCACGAAACTGCCGGCAACCATGTACAAACAACCCTTCTTTATAGCGCGGAAGATGGCCTGTTGAGGGAGCGTCGGGCACAGGACGCGAGTGCCCGGTGGTTGCAGCACTTGATCTATGACTATGACCGGACAGGCAATGTCCTGAGCATCGAGGACAAGGCACTGCCGGTGCGTTACTTCGCCAACCAGCGCATCGAGCCCATCAGTCGCTTTAGCTACGACAGCCTTTACCAATTGATCGAGGCTTCTGGCTGGGAGGCGGGCGGCCCCAACCAGGGACCGGAATCCGTGGGGCAGGCCGATCCAGCGGCGGTCAGCAACTACCGCCAGACCTACAGTTACGACGAAAGCGGCAACCTGCTGAAGCTGACGCACGTCGGGGCGAAAAATCCGGGGCGTGAATTGAAGGCGGCGCGGTACAGCAACCGCTGTTTGCCCTGGCGCAACGGCGTACCGCCCACCGAAGAGGAAATCGCTGCTGCGTTCGATGCCAAGGGCAATTGTCTGGAGCTGGATCAGGGACGGTTCCTGAGGTGGGACCTGCGGAACCAGTTGCAGTCGATCAGCCCGGTGGAGCGAGAGTCGGGGCTCAATGATCAAGAGTCCTATGTCTACGATGGTGGTGGCCAGCGCGTGCGCAAAATCCGCTCACTGAACACCAATGCCCGAACCGTGGTGGCTGAAGTGCGTTACTTGCCGGGACTTGAACTGCGCACCGACAGTGGCACCAGGGAGGCACTGCAGGTCATCACCGCGCAGGCCGGGCTCAACAGTGTTCGGGTATTGCATTGGGAAACCGATCCGCCGTCCGGCGTGACCAACGATCAGTACCGTTACAGCCTGGTGGATCATCTGAATTCCTGCACGCTGGAGCTCGCCGACGATGCGCGCATCATCAGCCGGGAAACGTATCATCCGTTTGGTACAACAGCCTGGTCTGCCGGCCCGAACGACACCGATGGGGATTACAAAACCGTTCGCTATTCGGGTAAGGAGCGGGATGCGGCGGGGCTTTATTACTATGGGTTTCGGTACTACGTACCGTGGTTGCAGCGTTGGTTGAATCCCGATCCTGCGGGGGATGTGGATGGTCTGAATTTTTATTTGATGGTCATCAATAACCCGATGACTTTTCGGGATGCAAATGGGTTAGCGAAAACTGGAAACTATGAAATGGAGGTGGGGTTGAAACAGAGATTGTTGCTGAACGTGGCGAAATTGAAGAGCAAAATCAGCATTTTTGATAAGGCCTCGGGCAAGTACAAAGAGTCAAATGACTTTAAAGTTGTAGAGGTTGAAATGGAGAGCAAGTATCTGGTGGGTGGCGATGAGGTAAAGAAAAATTTGAGGGACTATAAGGATATTTATAGTCGCCGCTTGAAAGCTTCGCCGCAAAGAAAGGTGGGAGGGGAAGAGTCTAATAATAGTCTCGGGGAAAGTGTTTCGGGTTATATGTTGCGAAGTGCGAATGACACGTTTGTGGTGGCGTCAAACACTCTGAACGCCCCCAATATGCATCCTGATACTGTCGTTGAACGACGATTCTTTGCTGTTCTGAAAAGGGCGGATAAGAGCAAGCTGCCTGAGCAGCGAAAAATTTACGGGCTAACCGAGTTGAGCACTTTTACAGAAAAGGGTAAGACAGAAGTAACTGTTGTTCAAACCATCGTCCACCCTGACACCCAGGGGGCTGAAGAGCGACCGGGGGAGAAAATGAGTAACGATGCTTCGATGGGAGAATTACCCCTTATGCGAGGAGTAGGAACTTACTTGACGGTGCAGTCATTAGTGTCCGTGTCGAAGAGTATGAATGTTACAAGAGTTATAACCGAGGCGATAAACCCACGCTCCGCCAAGATCGCGAGCAAGTTCGGGGCCAAATGGGTCAAAAAAAGCTAA
- a CDS encoding mannose-1-phosphate guanylyltransferase/mannose-6-phosphate isomerase, translating to MIPVILSGGSGSRLWPLSRKQFPKQFLALTGEHTLFQQTLERLVFEGMDTPIVVCNKEHRFIVNEQLSARNLDTQRILMEPFGRNTAPAVALTAMMLVNEGRDELMLVLPADHVLDDQKALQRALALATVAAENGEMVLFGVPATKPETGYGYIKSTNDSLLPEGVSRVSHFVEKPDVKRATEFVESGGYFWNSGMFLFRASRFLEELKKHDPDIYDTCVLTLERSVQDADTVDLDAATFACCPDNSIDYSVMEKTQRACVVPLTAGWSDVGCWSSLWEVNKKDANGNVTKGDVIIQDSKNCMIHGNGKLVSVIGLENIVVVETKDAMMIAHKDKVQGVKQMVNTLNELGRSETQNHCEVYRPWGSYDSVDMGGRFQVKRISVKPGACLSLQMHHHRAEHWIVVSGTAEVTCDENVFLLTENQSTYIPIASVHRLRNPGKIPLEIIEVQSGSYLGEDDIERFEDIYGRSNPIDRGVSVKTIAQ from the coding sequence ATGATTCCGGTGATCTTGTCAGGTGGTAGTGGCTCACGTCTTTGGCCGCTTTCGCGCAAGCAATTCCCTAAGCAGTTTCTCGCCCTGACCGGCGAACACACACTGTTCCAGCAGACCCTGGAGCGCCTGGTGTTCGAAGGCATGGACACCCCCATCGTGGTCTGCAACAAGGAACACCGTTTCATCGTCAACGAGCAACTGAGTGCCCGTAACCTGGACACCCAGCGCATCCTGATGGAACCGTTTGGCCGCAACACCGCTCCGGCAGTTGCGCTGACCGCGATGATGCTGGTCAACGAAGGTCGCGACGAGTTGATGCTGGTGCTGCCGGCCGACCACGTGCTGGATGACCAGAAAGCCCTGCAACGCGCGCTGGCCCTGGCCACCGTCGCTGCCGAAAACGGCGAAATGGTGCTGTTCGGCGTCCCGGCCACCAAACCGGAAACCGGCTATGGCTACATCAAGTCGACCAATGATTCGCTGCTGCCAGAAGGCGTCAGCCGCGTTTCGCACTTCGTCGAAAAACCGGACGTGAAGCGCGCCACCGAGTTCGTCGAATCCGGCGGTTACTTCTGGAACAGCGGCATGTTCCTGTTCCGCGCCAGTCGTTTCCTCGAAGAGCTGAAAAAGCACGATCCGGACATCTACGACACCTGCGTGCTGACCCTGGAACGCAGCGTACAAGATGCCGACACCGTCGACCTCGACGCCGCCACCTTCGCTTGCTGCCCGGACAATTCCATCGACTACTCTGTGATGGAAAAAACCCAGCGCGCCTGCGTTGTACCGCTGACCGCGGGCTGGAGCGATGTCGGCTGCTGGTCGTCGCTGTGGGAAGTGAACAAAAAAGACGCCAACGGCAACGTCACCAAAGGCGATGTGATCATCCAGGACAGCAAAAACTGCATGATCCACGGCAACGGCAAACTGGTGTCGGTGATCGGCCTGGAAAACATCGTGGTCGTCGAAACCAAGGACGCCATGATGATCGCCCACAAGGACAAGGTCCAAGGCGTGAAACAGATGGTCAACACCCTCAACGAACTGGGCCGCAGCGAAACCCAGAACCATTGTGAAGTCTATCGTCCGTGGGGTTCCTACGACTCGGTGGACATGGGCGGTCGCTTCCAGGTCAAGCGCATCTCGGTCAAGCCGGGCGCGTGCCTGTCGCTGCAAATGCATCACCACCGCGCCGAACACTGGATCGTGGTCAGCGGCACAGCTGAAGTGACCTGCGACGAAAACGTGTTCCTGCTCACTGAAAACCAGTCGACCTACATCCCGATCGCCTCGGTCCACCGCTTGCGCAACCCGGGCAAGATCCCTCTGGAAATCATCGAAGTGCAATCCGGCAGCTACCTGGGCGAAGACGATATCGAGCGGTTTGAAGATATCTACGGTCGCTCCAACCCGATCGATCGCGGCGTGTCGGTGAAAACCATCGCGCAGTAA
- a CDS encoding alginate O-acetyltransferase AlgF has translation MTFTTTPRRLAKTFALVAGMSVLSMSAFAGDAALYGPTAPKGSSFVRVYNAGNAEVSATVGTTNLAEVAPLSSTDFSFMPGGDYSAKVGSQSLPVKLAGDHYYTLVNNASGAPQLIEEPPFKNKQKSLVRVQNLSDKALTLKTADGKTEVVPSVAAKGRGEREINPVKVSLALYDGATKVGDVKPVALERGEAAVLYVTGSGSSLSPVWVKRPVSTR, from the coding sequence ATGACTTTCACTACTACTCCTCGCCGTCTCGCCAAGACCTTCGCACTCGTTGCAGGCATGAGCGTTCTGTCGATGTCCGCCTTCGCAGGCGACGCCGCGCTCTACGGCCCGACCGCACCGAAAGGCTCGAGCTTCGTGCGTGTCTACAACGCCGGTAACGCTGAAGTCAGCGCCACCGTCGGCACCACCAACCTGGCCGAAGTCGCGCCGCTGTCCAGCACCGACTTCAGTTTCATGCCGGGCGGCGACTACAGCGCCAAGGTCGGTAGCCAGTCCCTGCCGGTGAAACTGGCGGGTGATCACTATTACACCCTGGTCAACAACGCCAGCGGCGCACCGCAACTGATCGAAGAGCCGCCGTTCAAGAACAAGCAGAAATCCCTGGTCCGCGTGCAGAACCTCAGCGACAAGGCCCTGACCCTGAAAACCGCTGACGGCAAGACCGAAGTGGTTCCGTCCGTAGCGGCCAAAGGTCGTGGCGAGCGTGAGATCAACCCGGTCAAGGTCAGCCTGGCACTGTACGACGGCGCCACCAAAGTCGGCGACGTGAAACCGGTTGCCCTGGAACGAGGCGAAGCCGCAGTGCTGTACGTCACCGGCAGTGGCAGCAGCCTGTCGCCAGTATGGGTAAAACGCCCGGTTTCGACGCGCTAA